A single genomic interval of Melanotaenia boesemani isolate fMelBoe1 chromosome 4, fMelBoe1.pri, whole genome shotgun sequence harbors:
- the g3bp2a gene encoding ras GTPase-activating protein-binding protein 2 isoform X3, which produces MVMEKPSPLLVGREFVRQYYTLLNKAPDFLHRFYGRNSSFVHGGLDPSGKVAEAVYGQAEIHKKVMSLQFSECHTKIRHVDAHATLSDGVVVQVLGELSNNGQPMRKFMQTFVLAPEGSVANKFYVHNDIFCYEDEVFGDSEAELDEESEEEVEEEPEERQPSPEPLQESPNSTTYYEPHPVTNGVEEPMEEPAPEPEPEPEPEPKAEEINPEEDEKVMEEMEEKAQSPAPVESPPTTQETPKTFSWALVTSKNLPPTGTVTSSGISPHVVKAPSSQPRAEAKPETQTTPLRPRDQRARDRPTFTQRGPRPGGRDVESGDMDSRRIVRYPDSHQLFVGNLPHDIDENELKEFFMTYGNVVELRINTKGVGGKLPNFGFVVFDDSDPVQRILGAKVEGPIMFRGEVRLNVEEKKTRAVRERETRSGDERRDMRRSDRGSGGSRGIVGSGMMRERDGRGPPSRGGMAPKPGMGSGRGSGGQGDGRFTNQRR; this is translated from the exons ATGGTGATGGAGAAGCCAAGTCCCCTGCTTGTAGGGCGGGAGTTTGTGAGGCAGTATTACACACTTTTAAACAAGGCACCAGATTTTCTACACAG GTTCTATGGGAGGAATTCATCCTTTGTTCATGGAGGACTTGACCCCAGTGGAAAGGTGGCAGAAGCAGTTTATGGCCAGGCG GAAATCCACAAGAAGGTCATGTCACTGCAGTTTAGTGAATGCCACACAAAGATCAGGCATGTTGATGCCCATGCTACTCTGAGTGATGGAGTGGTCGTGCAGGTCCTCGGAGAACTGTCGAACAATGGTCAGCCTATGAGGAAATTCATGCAGACATTTGTGCTTGCTCCAGAA GGTTCGGTGGCCAACAAGTTCTACGTCCACAATGACATCTTCTGTTATGAAGACGAGGTCTTTGGAGACTCTGAGGCTGAGCTTGATGAAG AATCAGAGGAGGAAGTTGAAGAGGAGCCAGAGGAGAGGCAGCCATCCCCTGAGCCACTTCAGGAAAGCCCCAACAGTACCACCTACTATGAACCCCACCCTGTCAC TAATGGGGTAGAGGAGCCCATGGAGGAGCCAGCTCCAGAGCCAGAGCCTGAGCCTGAGCCAGAGCCCAAAGCAGAGGAGATAAACCCCGAAGAAGATGAGAAAGTTATGGAAGAAATGGAGGAGAAGGCACAGTCACCAGCACCTGTTGAGTCTCCACCAACCACACAGGAGACTCCCAAG ACTTTCTCCTGGGCTTTGGTGACCAGTAAAAACCTGCCTCCTACTGGCACAGTCACTTCCTCTGGAATATCGCCACATGTTGTTAAAGCTCCAAGCTCACAG CCCAGAGCTGAAGCTAAGCCGgagacacaaacaacacctcTTCGCCCCAGAGACCAGCGTGCACGTGATAGACCGACTTTCACTCAGCGTGGTCCCAGACCTG GTGGCAGAGATGTTGAATCTGGTGACATGGACAGCAGGCGGATTGTCCGGTACCCTGACAGCCACCAGCTTTTTGTTGGCAACCTCCCACATGACATTGATGAGAATGAGCTCAAAGAGTTCTTCATGA CATATGGAAATGTGGTGGAACTGCGAATCAACACCAAGGGGGTTGGTGGGAAGTTACCAAACTTTGGATTTGTGGTCTTTGATGACTCTGATCCTGTTCAAAGAATCCTGGGGGCCAAGGTAGAAGGG CCCATCATGTTTCGAGGTGAGGTGCGCCTGAatgtggaggagaagaagaCGAGGGCAGTGCGTGAACGAGAGACCCGAAGTGGCGATGAACGCCGAGACATGAGGCGCAGCGACCGGGGTTCTGGAGGTTCACGAGGCATCGTGGGAAGCGGAATGATGCGTGAGCGTGATGGAAGGGGACCGCCATCTCGAGGTGGCATGGCCCCTAAACCTGGCATGGGCTCTGGAAGAGGCTCTGGTGGCCAAGGAGACGGCCGCTTCACAAACCAGCGCCGCTGA
- the g3bp2a gene encoding ras GTPase-activating protein-binding protein 2 isoform X2 encodes MVMEKPSPLLVGREFVRQYYTLLNKAPDFLHRFYGRNSSFVHGGLDPSGKVAEAVYGQAEIHKKVMSLQFSECHTKIRHVDAHATLSDGVVVQVLGELSNNGQPMRKFMQTFVLAPEGSVANKFYVHNDIFCYEDEVFGDSEAELDEESEEEVEEEPEERQPSPEPLQESPNSTTYYEPHPVTNGVEEPMEEPAPEPEPEPEPEPKAEEINPEEDEKVMEEMEEKAQSPAPVESPPTTQETPKTFSWALVTSKNLPPTGTVTSSGISPHVVKAPSSQPRAEAKPETQTTPLRPRDQRARDRPTFTQRGPRPDGVASSESQTGKPHLSFVNKGGRDVESGDMDSRRIVRYPDSHQLFVGNLPHDIDENELKEFFMTYGNVVELRINTKGVGGKLPNFGFVVFDDSDPVQRILGAKPIMFRGEVRLNVEEKKTRAVRERETRSGDERRDMRRSDRGSGGSRGIVGSGMMRERDGRGPPSRGGMAPKPGMGSGRGSGGQGDGRFTNQRR; translated from the exons ATGGTGATGGAGAAGCCAAGTCCCCTGCTTGTAGGGCGGGAGTTTGTGAGGCAGTATTACACACTTTTAAACAAGGCACCAGATTTTCTACACAG GTTCTATGGGAGGAATTCATCCTTTGTTCATGGAGGACTTGACCCCAGTGGAAAGGTGGCAGAAGCAGTTTATGGCCAGGCG GAAATCCACAAGAAGGTCATGTCACTGCAGTTTAGTGAATGCCACACAAAGATCAGGCATGTTGATGCCCATGCTACTCTGAGTGATGGAGTGGTCGTGCAGGTCCTCGGAGAACTGTCGAACAATGGTCAGCCTATGAGGAAATTCATGCAGACATTTGTGCTTGCTCCAGAA GGTTCGGTGGCCAACAAGTTCTACGTCCACAATGACATCTTCTGTTATGAAGACGAGGTCTTTGGAGACTCTGAGGCTGAGCTTGATGAAG AATCAGAGGAGGAAGTTGAAGAGGAGCCAGAGGAGAGGCAGCCATCCCCTGAGCCACTTCAGGAAAGCCCCAACAGTACCACCTACTATGAACCCCACCCTGTCAC TAATGGGGTAGAGGAGCCCATGGAGGAGCCAGCTCCAGAGCCAGAGCCTGAGCCTGAGCCAGAGCCCAAAGCAGAGGAGATAAACCCCGAAGAAGATGAGAAAGTTATGGAAGAAATGGAGGAGAAGGCACAGTCACCAGCACCTGTTGAGTCTCCACCAACCACACAGGAGACTCCCAAG ACTTTCTCCTGGGCTTTGGTGACCAGTAAAAACCTGCCTCCTACTGGCACAGTCACTTCCTCTGGAATATCGCCACATGTTGTTAAAGCTCCAAGCTCACAG CCCAGAGCTGAAGCTAAGCCGgagacacaaacaacacctcTTCGCCCCAGAGACCAGCGTGCACGTGATAGACCGACTTTCACTCAGCGTGGTCCCAGACCTG ATGGTGTTGCATCATCTGAGTCACAAACGGGGAAACCACACTTGAGTTTTGTTAACAAAG GTGGCAGAGATGTTGAATCTGGTGACATGGACAGCAGGCGGATTGTCCGGTACCCTGACAGCCACCAGCTTTTTGTTGGCAACCTCCCACATGACATTGATGAGAATGAGCTCAAAGAGTTCTTCATGA CATATGGAAATGTGGTGGAACTGCGAATCAACACCAAGGGGGTTGGTGGGAAGTTACCAAACTTTGGATTTGTGGTCTTTGATGACTCTGATCCTGTTCAAAGAATCCTGGGGGCCAAG CCCATCATGTTTCGAGGTGAGGTGCGCCTGAatgtggaggagaagaagaCGAGGGCAGTGCGTGAACGAGAGACCCGAAGTGGCGATGAACGCCGAGACATGAGGCGCAGCGACCGGGGTTCTGGAGGTTCACGAGGCATCGTGGGAAGCGGAATGATGCGTGAGCGTGATGGAAGGGGACCGCCATCTCGAGGTGGCATGGCCCCTAAACCTGGCATGGGCTCTGGAAGAGGCTCTGGTGGCCAAGGAGACGGCCGCTTCACAAACCAGCGCCGCTGA
- the g3bp2a gene encoding ras GTPase-activating protein-binding protein 2 isoform X1 → MVMEKPSPLLVGREFVRQYYTLLNKAPDFLHRFYGRNSSFVHGGLDPSGKVAEAVYGQAEIHKKVMSLQFSECHTKIRHVDAHATLSDGVVVQVLGELSNNGQPMRKFMQTFVLAPEGSVANKFYVHNDIFCYEDEVFGDSEAELDEESEEEVEEEPEERQPSPEPLQESPNSTTYYEPHPVTNGVEEPMEEPAPEPEPEPEPEPKAEEINPEEDEKVMEEMEEKAQSPAPVESPPTTQETPKTFSWALVTSKNLPPTGTVTSSGISPHVVKAPSSQPRAEAKPETQTTPLRPRDQRARDRPTFTQRGPRPDGVASSESQTGKPHLSFVNKGGRDVESGDMDSRRIVRYPDSHQLFVGNLPHDIDENELKEFFMTYGNVVELRINTKGVGGKLPNFGFVVFDDSDPVQRILGAKVEGPIMFRGEVRLNVEEKKTRAVRERETRSGDERRDMRRSDRGSGGSRGIVGSGMMRERDGRGPPSRGGMAPKPGMGSGRGSGGQGDGRFTNQRR, encoded by the exons ATGGTGATGGAGAAGCCAAGTCCCCTGCTTGTAGGGCGGGAGTTTGTGAGGCAGTATTACACACTTTTAAACAAGGCACCAGATTTTCTACACAG GTTCTATGGGAGGAATTCATCCTTTGTTCATGGAGGACTTGACCCCAGTGGAAAGGTGGCAGAAGCAGTTTATGGCCAGGCG GAAATCCACAAGAAGGTCATGTCACTGCAGTTTAGTGAATGCCACACAAAGATCAGGCATGTTGATGCCCATGCTACTCTGAGTGATGGAGTGGTCGTGCAGGTCCTCGGAGAACTGTCGAACAATGGTCAGCCTATGAGGAAATTCATGCAGACATTTGTGCTTGCTCCAGAA GGTTCGGTGGCCAACAAGTTCTACGTCCACAATGACATCTTCTGTTATGAAGACGAGGTCTTTGGAGACTCTGAGGCTGAGCTTGATGAAG AATCAGAGGAGGAAGTTGAAGAGGAGCCAGAGGAGAGGCAGCCATCCCCTGAGCCACTTCAGGAAAGCCCCAACAGTACCACCTACTATGAACCCCACCCTGTCAC TAATGGGGTAGAGGAGCCCATGGAGGAGCCAGCTCCAGAGCCAGAGCCTGAGCCTGAGCCAGAGCCCAAAGCAGAGGAGATAAACCCCGAAGAAGATGAGAAAGTTATGGAAGAAATGGAGGAGAAGGCACAGTCACCAGCACCTGTTGAGTCTCCACCAACCACACAGGAGACTCCCAAG ACTTTCTCCTGGGCTTTGGTGACCAGTAAAAACCTGCCTCCTACTGGCACAGTCACTTCCTCTGGAATATCGCCACATGTTGTTAAAGCTCCAAGCTCACAG CCCAGAGCTGAAGCTAAGCCGgagacacaaacaacacctcTTCGCCCCAGAGACCAGCGTGCACGTGATAGACCGACTTTCACTCAGCGTGGTCCCAGACCTG ATGGTGTTGCATCATCTGAGTCACAAACGGGGAAACCACACTTGAGTTTTGTTAACAAAG GTGGCAGAGATGTTGAATCTGGTGACATGGACAGCAGGCGGATTGTCCGGTACCCTGACAGCCACCAGCTTTTTGTTGGCAACCTCCCACATGACATTGATGAGAATGAGCTCAAAGAGTTCTTCATGA CATATGGAAATGTGGTGGAACTGCGAATCAACACCAAGGGGGTTGGTGGGAAGTTACCAAACTTTGGATTTGTGGTCTTTGATGACTCTGATCCTGTTCAAAGAATCCTGGGGGCCAAGGTAGAAGGG CCCATCATGTTTCGAGGTGAGGTGCGCCTGAatgtggaggagaagaagaCGAGGGCAGTGCGTGAACGAGAGACCCGAAGTGGCGATGAACGCCGAGACATGAGGCGCAGCGACCGGGGTTCTGGAGGTTCACGAGGCATCGTGGGAAGCGGAATGATGCGTGAGCGTGATGGAAGGGGACCGCCATCTCGAGGTGGCATGGCCCCTAAACCTGGCATGGGCTCTGGAAGAGGCTCTGGTGGCCAAGGAGACGGCCGCTTCACAAACCAGCGCCGCTGA
- the g3bp2a gene encoding ras GTPase-activating protein-binding protein 2 isoform X4, which produces MVMEKPSPLLVGREFVRQYYTLLNKAPDFLHRFYGRNSSFVHGGLDPSGKVAEAVYGQAEIHKKVMSLQFSECHTKIRHVDAHATLSDGVVVQVLGELSNNGQPMRKFMQTFVLAPEGSVANKFYVHNDIFCYEDEVFGDSEAELDEESEEEVEEEPEERQPSPEPLQESPNSTTYYEPHPVTNGVEEPMEEPAPEPEPEPEPEPKAEEINPEEDEKVMEEMEEKAQSPAPVESPPTTQETPKTFSWALVTSKNLPPTGTVTSSGISPHVVKAPSSQPRAEAKPETQTTPLRPRDQRARDRPTFTQRGPRPGGRDVESGDMDSRRIVRYPDSHQLFVGNLPHDIDENELKEFFMTYGNVVELRINTKGVGGKLPNFGFVVFDDSDPVQRILGAKPIMFRGEVRLNVEEKKTRAVRERETRSGDERRDMRRSDRGSGGSRGIVGSGMMRERDGRGPPSRGGMAPKPGMGSGRGSGGQGDGRFTNQRR; this is translated from the exons ATGGTGATGGAGAAGCCAAGTCCCCTGCTTGTAGGGCGGGAGTTTGTGAGGCAGTATTACACACTTTTAAACAAGGCACCAGATTTTCTACACAG GTTCTATGGGAGGAATTCATCCTTTGTTCATGGAGGACTTGACCCCAGTGGAAAGGTGGCAGAAGCAGTTTATGGCCAGGCG GAAATCCACAAGAAGGTCATGTCACTGCAGTTTAGTGAATGCCACACAAAGATCAGGCATGTTGATGCCCATGCTACTCTGAGTGATGGAGTGGTCGTGCAGGTCCTCGGAGAACTGTCGAACAATGGTCAGCCTATGAGGAAATTCATGCAGACATTTGTGCTTGCTCCAGAA GGTTCGGTGGCCAACAAGTTCTACGTCCACAATGACATCTTCTGTTATGAAGACGAGGTCTTTGGAGACTCTGAGGCTGAGCTTGATGAAG AATCAGAGGAGGAAGTTGAAGAGGAGCCAGAGGAGAGGCAGCCATCCCCTGAGCCACTTCAGGAAAGCCCCAACAGTACCACCTACTATGAACCCCACCCTGTCAC TAATGGGGTAGAGGAGCCCATGGAGGAGCCAGCTCCAGAGCCAGAGCCTGAGCCTGAGCCAGAGCCCAAAGCAGAGGAGATAAACCCCGAAGAAGATGAGAAAGTTATGGAAGAAATGGAGGAGAAGGCACAGTCACCAGCACCTGTTGAGTCTCCACCAACCACACAGGAGACTCCCAAG ACTTTCTCCTGGGCTTTGGTGACCAGTAAAAACCTGCCTCCTACTGGCACAGTCACTTCCTCTGGAATATCGCCACATGTTGTTAAAGCTCCAAGCTCACAG CCCAGAGCTGAAGCTAAGCCGgagacacaaacaacacctcTTCGCCCCAGAGACCAGCGTGCACGTGATAGACCGACTTTCACTCAGCGTGGTCCCAGACCTG GTGGCAGAGATGTTGAATCTGGTGACATGGACAGCAGGCGGATTGTCCGGTACCCTGACAGCCACCAGCTTTTTGTTGGCAACCTCCCACATGACATTGATGAGAATGAGCTCAAAGAGTTCTTCATGA CATATGGAAATGTGGTGGAACTGCGAATCAACACCAAGGGGGTTGGTGGGAAGTTACCAAACTTTGGATTTGTGGTCTTTGATGACTCTGATCCTGTTCAAAGAATCCTGGGGGCCAAG CCCATCATGTTTCGAGGTGAGGTGCGCCTGAatgtggaggagaagaagaCGAGGGCAGTGCGTGAACGAGAGACCCGAAGTGGCGATGAACGCCGAGACATGAGGCGCAGCGACCGGGGTTCTGGAGGTTCACGAGGCATCGTGGGAAGCGGAATGATGCGTGAGCGTGATGGAAGGGGACCGCCATCTCGAGGTGGCATGGCCCCTAAACCTGGCATGGGCTCTGGAAGAGGCTCTGGTGGCCAAGGAGACGGCCGCTTCACAAACCAGCGCCGCTGA